The Deltaproteobacteria bacterium genome includes the window GCCGGGCATCGCCTACCGGCACCTTATGGTCTGGCACGGCGGCAGGGAGCGGCACGACCTCAAGCCCCCGCACAACATTGCCGACAGGCCGGTGAAGGAATGGTTCCCGGTGGACGAGTCGCTGCGGTATCTCATGCTGGAGAGCCGCAAGTTCCTCAAGGAGCACCCGGTAAACCGGAAGCGGGTCGCTGCCGGAAAGCTCCCTGCCAACTCCGTCTGGTTCTGGGGCCAGGGCAAGCGCCCCCGCCTGCCGGAAATCACCGGCCAGATCGGCATGTCCGGGGCGATGATCTCGGCCGTGGACCTGCTGCGCGGCATCGGCAAGCTGGCCGGAATGGAAGTGATCAGGGTACCAGGCTCGACCGGTGAGATTCACACCGACTGGGACGCCGAGACCCTCGCCGCCATTGAGGCCCTGAAGCGGCATGACTTCGTGTTCCTCCACCAGGAGGCACCCGATGAGGCCGGCCATCAGGGAAATCCTGAGGACAAGATCAGGACGATCGAGTACCTGGACTCAAAACATCTGAAACCGATCGTGGATTTTCTGGATCAGAACCATCCGGACTACCGGGTACTGATCCTGCCAGACCATCCAACGCCATGGGCCACCAAGGACCACATTCCGGACCCGGTTCCTTACGTGCTTTACCGCTCCGGTGATGCCCGAAAGGGCGGCGTCACACCCCGGAAATACACCGAGCGCGATGCAGCTGCTTCAGGGATATTCATCCCACACGGCAAGGAGCTCGTTCCGAGAATGATGGCAGGCTGACCCTGCCGGTCTGCGCGGCAGTATGATCAGCGACTGGTGGCGATGAGGCTGGAAAGCCGTGCGATTTCCTTTTTCGTCCACAGTGACGGATCATACTCTTTCAGTCCGTTCGGAGCGGCGGCGTTCAACGCTGGCGGCTTGCCAAGTATCGTTCGGGCTGCCTCGCACGCTCCCGCAGGGGTTCTGCCGTCCAAACAACCCGGTATGTTCACAGTCCCGGCCACATGCAGCCCATAACGAAGCGCTTCCA containing:
- a CDS encoding cofactor-independent phosphoglycerate mutase — encoded protein: MKYLILLGDGMADLPHPKLGGKTPLDLANKPLIDRFATYGELGLCDTTPKGCEPGSDVNNMAILGYDAGNLYTGRSPLEAAAMGYELKDDDVAFRCNLVTLDGDGLDSVMKSYSAGSITTEEAREVIETVHEKLGGDQGRYGRFTFRPGIAYRHLMVWHGGRERHDLKPPHNIADRPVKEWFPVDESLRYLMLESRKFLKEHPVNRKRVAAGKLPANSVWFWGQGKRPRLPEITGQIGMSGAMISAVDLLRGIGKLAGMEVIRVPGSTGEIHTDWDAETLAAIEALKRHDFVFLHQEAPDEAGHQGNPEDKIRTIEYLDSKHLKPIVDFLDQNHPDYRVLILPDHPTPWATKDHIPDPVPYVLYRSGDARKGGVTPRKYTERDAAASGIFIPHGKELVPRMMAG